The following coding sequences lie in one Niabella agricola genomic window:
- a CDS encoding GH116 family glycosyl hydrolase, translating into MSNSTGRRTFIKKVGLGSFAAVASGVTGAVAAESARAPGLTPEPDAPGMERAYNGVYTGAYLNRVAFPVGGLGAGMFCLEGTGAVSHMSINHRPEVFFEPNIFAALCVKGHQPIAKVLEGPVPEWKIFGQRGTGNGASGTSYGLPRFGSASFRARFPFATIELEDPEMPLKVTLTGWSPFIPGDEDNSGLPAGALEYTFTNRSSKTVEAVFSYNARNFVARGERGRIRKTDNGFVLSQEPGKEKPFTKADFAVYTTADLQPVIDYCWFRGGWFDPLTMIWNTIESGAMKDNPPADWDAPGASLFVPLTLAPGAQKTVRVMMAWYVPDSDLRIQDKGPDGKEHCNSTECCISPADSGLESYTKFTGDKYKPWYASKFNDVQAVAAYWTQQYAMLKRNSALFSDAFYSSTLPAEVIEAVAANLTILKSPTVLRQYDGRMWAWEGCGDDNGCCHGSCTHVWNYAQAVCHLFPRLEIGLRNTEFCEDQSATGHQTFRANMPISPVKHDFHAAADGQLGGIMKVHREWRIHGNTTWLKKIYPLVKRSLDYCIETWDPLHKGVLEEPHHNTYDIEFWGPDAMCTTFYLGALQSVIAMGNFLKENITFYETLLKKGKVFLEEQLYNGEFFFQKIQWEGLKAKNPAEAQSFGGAYSKEAVEILKKEGPKYQYGRGCLSDGVLGSWIAAVCGLEDPVDPQKISSHLLSVHRYNLKKSLRGHVNPQRPAYALGSEGGLLLCTWPKGGKLSLPFVYSNEVWTGIEYQVAAHLMMMSKVKEGLDIVRACRDRYNGRVRNPFNEYECGHWYARAMSSYGMLQGLTGLRYDAVDKTLYVRSRVGDFTSFLSTASGFGTVTYKNKKATLKVVHGRIDVNEIRILV; encoded by the coding sequence ATGAGCAATTCTACTGGAAGAAGAACATTTATTAAAAAAGTTGGCCTGGGAAGTTTTGCAGCTGTTGCATCAGGCGTTACAGGAGCGGTGGCCGCAGAAAGCGCCCGTGCACCCGGTTTAACGCCGGAGCCCGATGCCCCTGGTATGGAAAGAGCATACAACGGCGTGTATACCGGTGCGTATCTGAATCGCGTAGCCTTTCCTGTCGGAGGATTGGGGGCGGGTATGTTTTGCCTGGAGGGAACGGGCGCTGTTTCGCATATGTCGATCAATCACCGGCCGGAGGTGTTTTTTGAGCCCAATATATTTGCGGCCCTTTGTGTTAAAGGCCATCAGCCCATCGCAAAAGTGCTGGAAGGGCCGGTACCGGAGTGGAAGATCTTTGGTCAGCGGGGAACCGGTAACGGCGCCAGCGGTACGAGCTATGGGTTGCCCCGGTTTGGCAGCGCTTCTTTCCGGGCGCGGTTCCCTTTTGCTACGATTGAACTGGAAGATCCTGAAATGCCGCTCAAGGTAACCCTTACAGGCTGGAGTCCCTTTATTCCCGGCGATGAGGATAATTCCGGTTTGCCGGCAGGGGCATTGGAATATACGTTCACCAACCGTTCTTCAAAAACGGTGGAAGCCGTGTTCTCTTACAATGCCCGGAATTTTGTGGCCAGGGGCGAGCGGGGGCGTATCCGGAAAACGGATAACGGGTTTGTTCTGTCGCAGGAACCGGGTAAGGAGAAGCCCTTTACAAAAGCAGACTTTGCCGTGTATACAACAGCCGATCTGCAGCCTGTGATTGATTATTGCTGGTTCAGGGGCGGCTGGTTCGACCCGCTGACCATGATCTGGAATACCATTGAATCCGGAGCAATGAAGGACAATCCGCCGGCAGATTGGGATGCGCCCGGAGCATCCTTGTTTGTGCCGCTTACATTGGCGCCCGGTGCACAGAAAACGGTTCGGGTAATGATGGCCTGGTACGTTCCGGATTCGGACCTGCGTATACAGGATAAAGGACCTGATGGGAAAGAACATTGCAATAGTACGGAATGCTGTATCTCACCAGCCGACTCGGGCCTGGAATCTTATACGAAATTTACCGGTGATAAATACAAGCCCTGGTATGCTTCTAAGTTTAATGATGTGCAGGCGGTTGCTGCTTACTGGACGCAACAGTATGCAATGCTGAAACGGAATTCAGCCTTATTCAGTGATGCGTTTTACAGCAGTACGCTGCCGGCCGAAGTTATAGAAGCAGTGGCGGCGAATCTTACCATACTGAAATCACCCACGGTATTGCGGCAGTACGACGGGCGCATGTGGGCTTGGGAAGGGTGCGGGGATGATAACGGTTGCTGCCATGGGTCCTGTACGCACGTGTGGAATTATGCCCAGGCTGTTTGTCATTTGTTCCCAAGGCTGGAGATTGGACTGCGGAATACCGAATTTTGCGAAGATCAAAGTGCAACGGGGCACCAGACCTTCCGTGCCAATATGCCCATCAGCCCCGTAAAACACGATTTTCATGCGGCGGCCGACGGGCAGCTGGGCGGTATCATGAAGGTGCACCGGGAATGGCGTATCCATGGCAACACCACCTGGCTGAAGAAAATATACCCGCTGGTAAAACGCAGTCTCGATTATTGCATCGAAACCTGGGATCCGCTGCACAAGGGCGTTCTGGAGGAGCCACATCACAATACCTATGACATTGAATTTTGGGGGCCGGATGCCATGTGTACGACTTTTTACCTGGGGGCGTTACAGTCGGTCATCGCTATGGGAAATTTTTTAAAAGAAAATATAACGTTCTATGAAACCCTGTTGAAAAAGGGCAAGGTCTTTCTTGAAGAACAGTTATATAATGGCGAGTTTTTTTTCCAGAAGATTCAATGGGAGGGGCTAAAGGCAAAGAACCCTGCGGAGGCCCAATCTTTTGGAGGCGCTTATTCCAAAGAAGCGGTGGAAATCCTGAAAAAAGAAGGTCCCAAATATCAATACGGCCGCGGATGTTTGTCGGATGGCGTCCTGGGTAGCTGGATCGCTGCCGTTTGCGGACTGGAAGACCCGGTGGATCCGCAAAAGATCAGCAGCCACCTGCTTTCCGTACACCGGTACAATTTAAAGAAGAGCCTCAGAGGCCATGTAAATCCGCAACGGCCGGCCTATGCTTTGGGAAGCGAAGGCGGACTGCTGTTATGCACCTGGCCCAAGGGCGGTAAATTATCGCTGCCCTTTGTGTACAGCAACGAAGTGTGGACGGGGATCGAATACCAGGTGGCGGCGCACTTAATGATGATGAGTAAGGTGAAGGAGGGGCTTGATATTGTAAGGGCCTGCAGGGACCGCTATAATGGAAGGGTTCGGAATCCTTTTAATGAGTATGAGTGCGGGCATTGGTATGCCCGGGCTATGTCGAGCTATGGTATGCTGCAGGGACTTACCGGCTTACGGTACGATGCCGTGGATAAAACACTGTATGTCCGCTCGCGGGTGGGTGATTTTACCAGTTTTCTTTCTACTGCTTCCGGGTTTGGTACTGTAACGTATAAGAATAAGAAGGCTACACTTAAAGTAGTGCATGGCCGGATTGATGTAAACGAAATCAGGATACTGGTTTGA
- a CDS encoding SusD/RagB family nutrient-binding outer membrane lipoprotein produces MKRIQYIQPAGIALAMLAILTGCTKNFKEYNTNPVNLTQEQIDADFTLVGAFMQQAQRAIIPQDVGTYQLSENLTSDSYSGYMAAEAPFRSNSNNLTYNLVDGWNATIWTYRYTNVMNPTYKVIAAAAKNPDYKDMDAFARIVRVSAMARVSEKIGPIIYSQYNTLNADNFIAYDEQKDIYPLFFKDLETAINTLKGIKSSAISAQMKKADLAYTANNYENWLRYANTLRLRLALRIAYIDAALAKTQGEAAMDPANGGLLSENSQNCYVTPNVPHPLNIIGYEWSDTRMGAPMESILGGYNDPRLPKYFEPATDPVVAGQYKGIRSGINIDSKARYDSYSKLDFFGSNKIQLMVAAESWFLKAEAALRGWANAGDAKTNYETGIDRSFEMYGLSSAAYKSDATSKPKPYMDPKSVTPGQNDVLDGSPYLSTITIKWNDADNNNRKLERIVTQKWIAIFPDGEEAWAEYRRTGYPLLFPVVANNSGGVIPTIPGVRRIPIPLAEYNTNSGGAKDAASKLGGPDNGATRLRWDVVNKSF; encoded by the coding sequence ATGAAACGTATACAATATATACAGCCTGCCGGTATCGCCCTTGCAATGCTGGCAATTCTCACAGGTTGCACAAAAAACTTCAAAGAGTACAATACCAATCCGGTCAATTTAACACAGGAACAAATTGATGCCGACTTTACATTGGTTGGGGCGTTTATGCAGCAGGCTCAGCGTGCCATTATTCCGCAAGACGTAGGCACATATCAGCTATCGGAAAATCTCACTAGTGATTCTTATAGTGGCTATATGGCAGCGGAGGCCCCTTTTCGTTCCAACTCCAATAACCTGACCTATAACCTGGTCGATGGATGGAACGCAACCATCTGGACCTATCGGTATACAAACGTCATGAATCCGACCTACAAAGTAATCGCGGCAGCGGCAAAAAATCCGGACTATAAAGATATGGATGCATTTGCCCGCATCGTCCGTGTTTCGGCAATGGCCCGTGTGAGCGAAAAAATCGGCCCCATTATTTATAGCCAATACAACACACTGAATGCTGATAATTTCATCGCTTACGATGAACAGAAAGACATCTATCCCCTGTTTTTCAAGGACCTGGAAACAGCCATCAATACCTTAAAAGGGATCAAGAGCTCCGCCATATCTGCCCAAATGAAAAAGGCAGACCTGGCCTATACAGCTAACAACTATGAAAACTGGCTACGCTACGCCAATACTTTACGTCTGAGGCTGGCATTACGCATCGCCTATATCGATGCTGCACTGGCAAAAACTCAGGGGGAGGCGGCAATGGACCCAGCCAATGGCGGCCTTTTATCTGAAAATAGCCAGAACTGCTATGTCACGCCCAATGTGCCGCATCCATTAAATATTATCGGTTATGAATGGAGCGATACCCGGATGGGAGCTCCAATGGAATCGATCCTTGGCGGATATAATGATCCCAGATTGCCAAAGTATTTTGAGCCCGCTACAGACCCGGTGGTTGCAGGGCAATATAAAGGCATCAGGAGCGGTATAAATATCGACTCAAAGGCCAGATATGATTCATACTCGAAGCTCGATTTTTTTGGTTCAAATAAAATTCAGTTGATGGTCGCTGCAGAATCCTGGTTTTTAAAAGCTGAGGCAGCACTGAGAGGTTGGGCGAACGCAGGAGATGCGAAAACCAATTATGAAACAGGAATCGACCGCTCGTTCGAAATGTATGGCCTTAGCTCCGCAGCTTATAAAAGCGACGCCACCAGTAAACCCAAACCCTATATGGATCCGAAGTCGGTCACTCCGGGGCAAAACGATGTGTTGGACGGCTCGCCCTATCTAAGCACCATTACCATTAAATGGAACGATGCGGATAACAATAACCGTAAGCTGGAACGGATCGTTACTCAAAAATGGATTGCTATTTTCCCCGATGGTGAAGAAGCATGGGCAGAATACCGCAGAACCGGATACCCCCTTTTATTCCCTGTTGTAGCAAACAATAGCGGTGGTGTAATCCCCACGATACCAGGCGTTCGCAGAATTCCTATTCCCTTAGCGGAATACAATACAAACTCCGGCGGTGCCAAAGATGCAGCTTCCAAGCTCGGCGGACCGGATAATGGAGCCACCCGTCTCAGGTGGGATGTAGTCAATAAATCATTCTAA
- a CDS encoding DUF4185 domain-containing protein translates to MQRLIFILLLQMIPVRPEHKDDGPPGEVVPYHVEQIARVTGATGMHETLPNPNQTHLRYNIGGTDLGIAWRMENGTVGLFFGDTYGRDFRPGMGGPGMAGDWRSNVLAFSGDKDLSDGLTIDAVLPDAHGNAKEVITSRHDPDCKGEHTMIPTAAIHAGRMDYVHCMNIHCWEEPGKWTTNYSALFKSSDNGKTWHRCPGVQFAAKSKFAQAAFAKRNGIVYMFGTPAGRQGALYLARVREADLCSGNRYEYWNEGRGWVKADEGKATPVIAAPAGEVSVTYNEIVQRWMMVYLDVSRKALVLRDSKAVEKGWSRPKILVRSADYPGLYGSFIYPSETGTRLYFLMSVWKDYNVFLMKADLRLEGS, encoded by the coding sequence GTGCAACGGTTGATATTTATTTTATTGCTGCAGATGATCCCGGTGAGGCCGGAACATAAAGACGACGGACCGCCAGGGGAGGTGGTGCCGTATCATGTGGAACAGATCGCGCGTGTTACTGGCGCCACGGGTATGCATGAAACCCTGCCCAATCCGAACCAGACCCATCTGCGTTATAATATCGGCGGTACGGACCTGGGAATTGCATGGCGTATGGAAAATGGAACCGTAGGCCTGTTTTTTGGGGATACTTATGGCCGCGACTTCCGGCCGGGAATGGGCGGGCCCGGAATGGCTGGCGACTGGCGCTCCAATGTGCTGGCATTCTCCGGAGATAAAGACCTGTCGGACGGGCTAACCATCGATGCCGTGCTGCCAGACGCGCACGGCAATGCCAAAGAAGTGATCACCAGCCGGCATGATCCGGATTGCAAAGGCGAGCATACAATGATCCCTACGGCGGCCATTCACGCTGGCAGAATGGATTATGTGCATTGCATGAACATTCATTGCTGGGAGGAGCCGGGAAAATGGACGACCAATTATTCGGCGTTATTCAAATCGTCCGACAATGGAAAAACCTGGCATCGTTGCCCGGGTGTGCAGTTTGCCGCCAAAAGTAAATTTGCGCAAGCAGCTTTTGCAAAGCGAAACGGCATCGTCTATATGTTTGGAACACCTGCCGGCCGTCAGGGCGCGCTGTATCTGGCGCGGGTAAGAGAAGCGGATCTTTGCTCCGGAAACCGGTATGAATATTGGAACGAGGGAAGGGGTTGGGTAAAGGCGGATGAAGGAAAGGCAACACCCGTGATAGCGGCACCGGCAGGAGAGGTGTCGGTTACTTATAATGAAATCGTTCAGCGGTGGATGATGGTATACCTGGATGTCAGCCGGAAGGCGCTGGTGCTGCGGGATTCAAAAGCGGTTGAGAAAGGATGGAGCCGGCCAAAGATTCTGGTGCGAAGTGCCGACTACCCGGGATTATACGGATCGTTTATCTATCCGTCGGAGACCGGGACCCGGCTTTATTTTCTGATGTCTGTATGGAAGGATTATAATGTGTTTTTGATGAAGGCGGATCTGAGGCTGGAAGGCAGTTAG
- a CDS encoding GTP-binding protein has product MKTNKTKLIFTGGFLGSGKTTLLQYVSGLLAAQGQTVGLITNDQAEGLVDTRLLTRSNGIVKEVSGSCFCCNYTGFKDIVQELLYHPGGMDVIIAEPVGSCTDISATVLQPLKDQLLPVVEMAPFTVLADPQKLEQILDGKDAGMHPSAAYIYRKQLEESDVILISKTDTLTRERLQLLAEKVSLVYPEQQLLYTSAYSGDGVQPWLDHVMTSPVAGSRIVAVDYDVYAEGEAVLGWLNASVLVQGHAVDWDAFLESYFKRLNAVLGAAASVGHIKILIECMGNRFRIGNQTGPADTLQYRGAAGISNIAQMNINARVESDPGVLEQQVFEALAQTVTDEMFYEVGACRSLSPGYPQPAYKYDYVVT; this is encoded by the coding sequence AATAAGACAAAGCTGATCTTTACCGGTGGTTTTTTGGGATCCGGCAAAACGACATTGCTGCAATATGTTTCGGGCCTGCTGGCCGCTCAAGGGCAAACGGTTGGATTGATAACCAATGATCAGGCTGAAGGATTAGTCGATACGCGGCTTTTAACCAGGAGCAACGGCATCGTTAAGGAAGTTAGCGGCAGTTGTTTTTGTTGTAATTATACAGGATTTAAGGACATTGTCCAGGAACTGCTTTACCATCCGGGGGGAATGGATGTGATCATTGCCGAGCCTGTAGGAAGCTGTACGGATATTTCTGCCACCGTTTTGCAGCCGCTGAAAGATCAACTGTTACCAGTAGTGGAAATGGCGCCTTTTACGGTACTGGCAGATCCTCAAAAACTGGAGCAGATCCTGGATGGAAAGGACGCCGGTATGCATCCTTCGGCCGCCTATATTTACAGGAAGCAACTGGAAGAAAGTGATGTGATCCTGATTTCAAAAACCGATACCTTAACGCGGGAACGGCTGCAGCTGCTGGCAGAAAAAGTAAGCCTGGTGTACCCGGAGCAACAACTGCTGTATACAAGTGCCTATAGCGGAGATGGCGTACAGCCCTGGCTGGATCATGTTATGACGAGTCCGGTCGCCGGCAGCCGGATTGTAGCCGTGGACTACGATGTCTATGCCGAAGGGGAAGCTGTTTTGGGATGGCTCAATGCTTCGGTTTTAGTACAAGGGCATGCGGTGGACTGGGATGCTTTTCTGGAATCCTATTTCAAACGTCTGAATGCCGTATTGGGAGCTGCAGCATCGGTGGGGCATATTAAGATCCTGATCGAGTGCATGGGCAACCGGTTCCGGATCGGGAACCAGACGGGGCCTGCTGATACCCTGCAGTACAGAGGTGCTGCCGGCATCAGCAATATTGCCCAGATGAATATTAATGCACGGGTAGAATCGGATCCCGGGGTATTGGAACAGCAGGTGTTTGAGGCATTGGCACAGACGGTAACTGACGAGATGTTTTACGAGGTCGGTGCCTGCCGGTCGTTAAGCCCCGGCTATCCGCAGCCAGCCTATAAATACGATTATGTGGTAACCTAA